A genomic region of Vitis vinifera cultivar Pinot Noir 40024 chromosome 7, ASM3070453v1 contains the following coding sequences:
- the LOC100245777 gene encoding disease resistance protein RUN1 isoform X2, translating to MEWKQEYSHIVLPIFYHVDPLDVRKQTGSFGEAFTRYEETLKNKVQSWRKALIEASNLSGWHVNEGYESEHIKKITTTIANRILNCKPLFVGDNLVGMDSHFKKISLGLHMESNDVHMVGICGIGGIGKTTIARYIYNQISQGFECNSFLEDAKKVYKKKGLARLQKLLLNDIQKGENSKISNIQQGAQVIQNSLYHRKALIVLDDVDDDMDNLDFLVGNHAWYGEGSRIIITTRDKRCLTMLNVNYVYNVEGLDSNEAFELFSRHAFRSNLPKEDFRIFLNPVINYCEGLPLALKVLGSLLCGKTKGEWTSELHKLEKEPEMKIHNVLKISFDGLDTTQQMILLDIACFFQGEDKDFASKIWDGYELYGEINIGVLLERCLITISYNRLRMHGLIEKMCKKIVREQHGKDTSKWSRLWNPDDIYYAFVSEEGMENVETISLDLSRSKEKWFNTKIVAQMKKVFPKMKNLRLLKVYYSLGDAHEMSLPKDFEFPPNLNYLHWEDLVSSLLKVYYSLGDAHEMSLPKDFEFPPNLNYLHWEGLVSLPSNFHGEKLVAINLKSSNIKELLKGEKCLAELKFIDLSNSQQLIKIPKFSRMPKLEKLNLEGCVSFSRLHSSIGTFSEMNFLTELNFSESGIRELPISIGSLTSLETLNLSKCSKFEKFPDIFFVNMRHLKMLRLSRSGIKELPTSIQCLEALESLWLSGCSNFEKFPEIQKNMENLRILDLDDTLIKELSCLIGHVPRLGSLNLGKCKNLRSVPTSILQLESLRVCSLSHCSNLEIFPEIMEDMEHSKGLSLRESAITELPSSIRLDLSNCENLETLLNSIGMTYVSHLVVRNCPKLHKLPDSLRSMQLKQLDVSCCNLMAGAIPDDLWCLFSLVELNVSGNNIDCIPGGIIRLSRLHTLIMNHCLMLKEIPELPSSLRRIEAYGCPLLETLSSDAKHPLWSSLPNCLKSHIQDIDLPKKSDWMRNRVHVIIPGSRGIPEWISHKSMRDEITIDLPKNWYEDNNFLGFALFSHYPPVDDDRVSSDGLRLLISDGDQFGHVETINFIPYWSLDMNSLRLPFADPALMVVYFPQIAISSEYRSNRWNKFKTRFSALPFPYRVYNAAFKVKSCGIHLIYDHGQDHPQQSLQLFNVKRSHDDTEDHPHV from the exons GTATGAATCAGAGCATATCAAGAAAATTACTACCACCATCGCCAATAGAATATTGAATTGTAAACCCTTGTTTGTTGGGGATAATTTAGTTGGAATGGattcccattttaaaaaaataagtttgggATTGCATATGGAGTCAAATGATGTTCACATGGTTGGGATATGTGGAATTGGCGGAATAGGTAAAACAACCATTgctagatatatatataatcaaatttctCAGGGATTTGAATGTAATAGCTTCCTTGAAGATGCCAAAaaggtttacaaaaaaaaaggtctaGCTCGTTTACAAAAGCTACTTCTTAATGATATCCAAAAGGGAGAAAATTCAAAGATAAGCAACATTCAACAAGGAGCCCAGGTGATACAAAATAGTCTTTACCATCGAAAGGCTCTTATTGTTTTagatgatgttgatgatgatatggataatttagattttttagTTGGAAATCATGCTTGGTATGGTGAAGGAAGTAGAATCATCATCACAACTAGAGATAAACGATGCCTAACTATGCTTAATGTGAATTACGTATATAATGTTGAAGGACTAGATTCCAATGAAGCATTTGAGCTCTTTAGTCGACATGCCTTTCGATCAAATCTTCCAAAAGAggattttagaattttcttaaATCCGGTGATAAATTATTGTGAAGGTCTTCCATTAGCTTTGAAAGTTTTGGGTTCTCTTTTATGTGGCAAGACAAAAGGTGAATGGACAAGTGAACTACACAAATTGGAAAAAGAACCTGAAATGAAGATTCATAATGTGCTTAAAATAAGCTTTGATGGATTAGACACTACACAACAAATGATACTTCTTGACATTGCTTGTTTTTTTCAAGGTGAAGATAAAGACTTTGCTTCAAAAATATGGGACGGTTATGAGTTGTATGGTGAAATAAATATAGGAGTTCTATTGGAGAGATGTCTTATAACTATCTCATACAATAGGCTACGTATGCATGGTTTGATCGAGAAAATGTGCAAGAAAATTGTTCGAGAACAACATGGCAAAGACACTAGCAAATGGAGCAGATTATGGAATCCGGATGATATCTATTATGCGTTTGTAAGTGAAGAG GGGATGGAAAATGTTGAAACCATTTCTCTAGACCTGTctagatcaaaagaaaaatggttCAACACAAAAATAGTTGCTCAGATGAAGAAAGTGTTTCCCAAGATGAAGAACCTTAGATTGCTCAAAGTCTATTATAGTCTTGGTGATGCGCATGAAATGTCTCTTCCTAAAGACTTTGAATTTCCTCCTAATTTAAACTATCTTCATTGGGAAGATTTAGTGTCTTCATTGCTCAAAGTCTATTATAGTCTTGGTGATGCGCATGAAATGTCTCTTCCTAAAGACTTTGAATTTCCTCCTAATTTAAACTATCTTCATTGGGAAGGTTTAGTGTCTTTGCCTTCAAATTTTCATGGAGAGAAGCTTGTTGCAATCAACTTGAAGTCTAGCAACATAAAAGAACTTTTGAAAGGGGAGAAG TGTCTTGCAGAATTGAAGTTCATTGATCTAAGTAACTCACAACAGCTCATCAAAATACCGAAATTCTCAAGGATGCCAAAATTGGAGAAACTTAATCTTGAAGGTTGTGTAAGCTTCAGCAGACTTCATTCATCTATTGGTACATTTTCTGAGATGAATTTTTTGACAGAGCTTAATTTTAGTGAGAGTGGAATTAGAGAACTCCCAATCAGCATTGGGTCCTTGACATCTCTTGAAACTCTTAATCTCTCAAAGTGTTCAAAGTTTGAGAAATTCCCTGATATTTTCTTTGTGAATATGAGACATTTAAAGATGCTTCGGTTATCTCGTAGTGGTATTAAAGAACTCCCAACTAGCATTCAGTGCTTAGAGGCTCTTGAAAGTCTGTGGCTCAGTGGTTGCTCAAATTTTGAGAAGTTCCCTGAGATCCAAAAGAATATGGAAAATCTGCGTATTCTTGATCTAGATGATACTCTTATTAAAGAATTATCTTGCTTGATAGGTCATGTTCCCCGACTTGGATCCTTAAATTTGGGTAAATGCAAAAACTTGAGGAGTGTTCCAACCAGCATTTTACAGTTGGAATCCCTGCGCGTCTGCTCTCTCAGTCATTGTTCAAATCTAGAGATTTTTCCGGAGATCATGGAGGATATGGAACATTCAAAAGGCCTTTCTTTACGTGAATCAGCTATAACAGAGCTGCCATCATCAATTAGGTTGGACTTGAGCAATTGTGAGAACCTTGAGACTCTTCTAAACAGCATTGGTATGACGTATGTTAGTCATCTTGTTGTTCGTAACTGTCCAAAGCTCCACAAATTGCCCGACAGTCTGAGAAGCATGCAGTTAAAACAACTAGATGTAAGTTGTTGCAATCTGATGGCAGGAGCAATCCCCGATGATTTATGGTGCTTGTTCTCATTGGTAGAGTTAAATGTGAGTGGAAACAATATTGATTGCATACCTGGTGGCATCATTCGTCTTTCTCGGTTGCATACCCTTATCATGAATCACTGCTTGATGCTTAAAGAAATTCCAGAGCTTCCATCAAGTCTAAGACGGATAGAAGCATATGGTTGTCCACTCCTGGAAACTTTATCAAGTGATGCAAAGCATCCACTCTGGTCCTCTCTTCCCAACTGCTTAAAATCACACATTCAG GACATAGACCTCCCAAAGAAGTCAGACTGGATGCGCAACCGTGTACATGTTATTATTCCAGGAAGTAGAGGAATACCAGAGTGGATAAGTCATAAGAGTATGAGAGATGAAATAACAATAGATCTCCCAAAGAATTGGTATGAAGATAACAACTTCTTGGGATTTGCTTTATTCTCTCATTATCCTCCAGTTGATGATGATCGTGTTTCATCTGATGGTCTTCGATTGTTGATATCCGATGGTGATCAATTTGGACACGTGGAGACGATAAATTTTATTCCGTATTGGAGTCTAGACATGAATAGCCTCAGATTGCCATTTGCAGATCCAGCATTGATGGTGGTCTATTTCCCTCAGATTGCCATTTCAAGTGAGTATCGATCCAATAGGTGGAACAAGTTTAAGACTAGATTTTCGGCCCTTCCCTTTCCGTATCGGGTCTATAATGCAGCTTTCAAAGTGAAAAGTTGTGGGATCCATCTCATATATGACCATGGCCAAGATCACCCTCAACAGAGCCTTCAACTATTCAATGTCAAAAGAAGCCATGATGATACAGAGGATCACCCACATGTCTAG